The following are encoded together in the Bacillus cereus group sp. RP43 genome:
- a CDS encoding glucose-6-phosphate isomerase encodes MSTHVTFDYSKALSFIGEHELTYLRDAVKVTHHAIHEKTGAGNDFLGWVELPLQYDKEEFVRIQKCAEKIKNDSDILLVVGIGGSYLGARAAIEMLNHSFYNTLSKEQRKTPQVLFVGQNISSTYMKDLMDVLEGKDFSINVISKSGTTTEPAIAFRIFRKLLEEKYGKEEARKRIYATTDKARGALKTLADNEGYETFVIPDDVGGRFSVLTPVGLLPIAASGLNIEEMMKGAAAGHDDFGTSELEENPAYQYAVVRNALYNKGKTIEMLVNYEPALHYFSEWWKQLFGESEGKDQKGIFPSSANFSTDLHSLGQYIQEGRRDLFETVLKVGKSTHELKIELDDNDLDGLNYLAGETIDFVNTKAYEGTLLAHSDGGVPNLIVNIPELNEYTFGYLVYFFEKACAMSGYLLGVNPFDQPGVEAYKKNMFALLGKPGFEELKAELEERLK; translated from the coding sequence ATGAGTACACATGTAACGTTCGACTATTCTAAAGCGTTATCCTTCATCGGTGAACATGAACTAACTTATTTACGTGATGCAGTAAAAGTAACACATCATGCAATCCACGAAAAAACTGGAGCTGGGAACGATTTCCTTGGGTGGGTAGAGCTTCCGCTTCAATATGACAAAGAAGAATTTGTGCGCATTCAAAAATGCGCAGAAAAAATTAAAAATGACTCTGACATTTTACTTGTTGTAGGTATCGGTGGTTCTTATTTAGGAGCACGTGCAGCAATCGAAATGCTAAACCATTCTTTCTATAACACGCTTTCTAAAGAACAACGTAAAACTCCACAAGTGCTATTTGTTGGACAAAACATTAGCTCCACTTACATGAAAGATTTAATGGACGTACTAGAAGGTAAAGACTTCTCTATTAACGTTATTTCCAAATCAGGTACAACAACAGAGCCTGCAATTGCATTCCGTATTTTCCGTAAGTTATTAGAAGAGAAATATGGAAAAGAAGAAGCTCGCAAGCGTATTTATGCAACTACAGATAAAGCACGTGGCGCATTAAAAACATTAGCTGATAACGAAGGTTACGAAACATTCGTAATTCCAGATGACGTTGGAGGCCGTTTCTCTGTATTAACGCCAGTTGGTCTATTACCAATCGCGGCAAGTGGCTTAAATATTGAAGAGATGATGAAAGGTGCAGCTGCTGGTCATGATGACTTCGGGACATCAGAACTGGAAGAAAACCCAGCTTACCAATACGCAGTAGTTCGTAATGCCCTATACAATAAAGGGAAAACAATTGAAATGCTTGTTAACTATGAGCCAGCACTTCACTACTTCTCTGAGTGGTGGAAACAGTTATTTGGTGAAAGTGAAGGAAAAGATCAAAAAGGTATTTTCCCATCTTCAGCAAACTTCTCAACTGACTTACACTCATTAGGTCAATACATTCAAGAAGGTCGCCGTGATCTATTCGAAACAGTTCTTAAAGTAGGTAAATCTACACACGAACTAAAAATCGAATTAGATGACAACGATTTAGATGGATTAAACTATCTTGCTGGTGAAACGATAGACTTCGTAAACACAAAAGCATACGAAGGTACATTACTTGCACATAGCGATGGCGGAGTACCAAACTTAATCGTAAACATCCCTGAATTAAATGAGTACACATTCGGTTACCTTGTATACTTCTTCGAAAAAGCATGTGCGATGAGCGGCTATCTATTAGGCGTAAATCCATTTGACCAACCAGGAGTAGAAGCGTACAAGAAAAACATGTTTGCTCTACTTGGAAAACCAGGATTTGAAGAGTTAAAAGCAGAATTAGAAGAGCGTTTAAAATAA
- a CDS encoding YugN-like family protein produces the protein MIPIQSNLEGRTYALYKLEEVMKPLGYNIGGNWDYDKGCFDYKIDEEDGYQFLRVPFTAVDGELDVPEVIVRLETPYILSHVYQDELDDNVNALTAGTSGFDQFAEPKDPDGDVKRKYINIGKVLVQELESHFFNGE, from the coding sequence TTGATTCCGATTCAATCAAATTTAGAAGGACGTACATATGCTTTATATAAGTTAGAAGAGGTTATGAAACCACTTGGATATAATATTGGTGGCAATTGGGATTATGATAAAGGATGCTTTGATTATAAAATCGACGAAGAAGATGGTTATCAATTTTTACGAGTACCATTTACAGCGGTGGATGGAGAACTAGATGTGCCTGAGGTAATAGTCCGTCTTGAAACGCCGTATATTCTTTCTCACGTATATCAAGACGAACTAGATGATAATGTGAATGCGTTAACAGCTGGAACGAGCGGATTTGATCAATTTGCTGAGCCGAAAGATCCCGATGGAGACGTGAAAAGAAAATATATCAATATTGGTAAAGTACTAGTGCAGGAACTAGAAAGTCATTTTTTTAATGGTGAATAA
- a CDS encoding potassium channel family protein, producing the protein MKSRPNLVDTFRDSIIFRLICFIIVLTAFSGFLIHILEPTHFTTWFDGVWWSIVTIFTVGYGDFAPHTTIGKLIGIGIILLGTGFCSYYMVLFATDMINKQYMKIKGEEAATSNGHMIIVGWNERAKHVVKQMHILQPNLDIVLIDETLSLLPKPFHHLEFIKGCPHHDQTLLKANITTAHTILITADKEKNESLADTQSILNILTAKGLNPNIHCIAELLTSEQIQNATRAGVSEIIEGNKLTSYVFTASLLFPSISGVLFSLYDEISDNKLQLMEIFPSCTGQSFANCSYTLLKQNILLLGVKRDEQYMINPVHSFILIESDILIVIHH; encoded by the coding sequence TTGAAATCCCGTCCGAATTTAGTAGATACATTTCGTGATTCCATTATCTTTCGTTTAATTTGTTTTATTATTGTGCTTACTGCTTTCTCCGGCTTTCTTATACATATATTAGAGCCAACTCACTTCACCACATGGTTCGACGGGGTTTGGTGGTCAATCGTTACCATTTTCACCGTTGGATACGGCGATTTCGCCCCCCATACAACGATAGGAAAACTTATTGGTATAGGCATTATTTTATTAGGAACGGGATTTTGTTCTTATTATATGGTTCTATTCGCTACCGACATGATTAATAAACAATATATGAAAATTAAAGGAGAAGAAGCTGCTACCTCTAATGGTCATATGATTATCGTTGGCTGGAATGAACGTGCAAAACATGTTGTAAAACAAATGCACATATTACAGCCGAACCTTGATATCGTTTTAATTGATGAAACACTTTCTTTACTTCCAAAGCCATTTCATCATTTAGAATTTATAAAAGGTTGTCCGCATCACGATCAAACTTTATTAAAAGCTAATATCACAACAGCTCACACTATATTAATAACAGCGGATAAAGAAAAGAACGAAAGCTTAGCGGATACACAGTCCATTTTAAATATTTTAACTGCAAAAGGTCTTAATCCAAACATTCACTGCATCGCTGAACTTCTTACTTCTGAACAAATCCAAAATGCAACAAGAGCTGGCGTATCAGAAATTATAGAAGGAAATAAATTAACGAGCTATGTATTTACCGCTTCTCTTTTATTCCCTTCCATTTCAGGTGTACTATTCTCACTTTACGATGAAATCTCTGATAACAAATTACAACTGATGGAGATTTTCCCGTCCTGCACCGGACAATCCTTTGCAAATTGTAGCTATACTCTTTTAAAGCAAAACATTCTCTTACTAGGTGTAAAGCGCGACGAACAATATATGATCAATCCAGTTCATTCTTTCATTCTCATCGAAAGCGACATACTCATTGTTATTCACCATTAA
- a CDS encoding MgtC/SapB family protein — protein MDYTDLLIKLGLSTILGFAIGLERELKRKPLGLKTCLVISIISCLLTIVSIKAAYNLPHTDHMNMDPLRLAAQIVSGIGFLGAGVILRRGNDSIAGLTTAAMIWGASGIGIAVGAGFYIEAIFGMCFLMISVELIPLTMKFVGPRSFRQRDIAVKLVVRNMDNIPIVIEEIKEMDIKVKNMKLKTLESGTHYLHLKLSIDQTRHTADVYYALQHLESVQQTEVESMY, from the coding sequence ATGGACTACACCGACTTATTAATAAAATTAGGTCTCTCAACTATTTTAGGATTCGCTATCGGTTTAGAGCGCGAATTAAAACGTAAACCACTCGGTTTAAAAACTTGTTTAGTTATTTCTATTATTAGTTGCCTCCTGACTATTGTTTCTATTAAAGCAGCTTATAACTTACCACATACTGATCATATGAATATGGATCCACTTCGACTTGCCGCTCAAATCGTATCAGGAATCGGCTTTTTAGGTGCCGGTGTAATTTTACGAAGAGGAAACGATAGTATTGCGGGACTAACGACTGCCGCTATGATTTGGGGTGCTTCTGGTATTGGCATTGCCGTTGGAGCCGGCTTCTATATCGAAGCAATTTTCGGGATGTGTTTCCTTATGATTAGTGTAGAACTTATCCCATTAACTATGAAATTTGTCGGCCCTAGATCATTTCGTCAACGTGATATCGCAGTTAAACTCGTTGTACGAAATATGGACAATATCCCCATTGTAATTGAAGAAATAAAAGAAATGGATATAAAGGTTAAAAATATGAAGCTTAAAACATTAGAAAGCGGCACTCACTACTTACATCTTAAATTGTCTATCGATCAAACAAGACATACTGCCGATGTTTACTATGCTCTCCAACATCTTGAAAGTGTTCAACAAACTGAAGTTGAAAGTATGTATTAA